The following proteins come from a genomic window of Heyndrickxia acidicola:
- a CDS encoding DUF3626 domain-containing protein, which yields MDLSKSQLFALDHITQYARKGKEEANAVMNHILKMSNITDQQFEQAVNHLKAKARIGLHFHPDRPDGMMKSIAEALFEQGIYKNQFETLLSNGSVSAYPGGERDLWEKELFGGAYQLKGTTNSQRPKYGALHVMLHPDGPAPRFGSCYFLLSPKVSYRSTYTYLDSHQAPKEKGTYEEFDLIMAALLEETFTREFAIGERNLTPVTLIHHLLFNLEKRIDDPANKAANHNLNHYIEAQVHGDLSLKEDVEVLVADPSFKGTHIGEILEKMCLKYSIQLFWHTGFVLKVDEVPSDFRGPSMPSLAKRIAQNQFIDANIIGTAAADLKKNPTSWGDRGTPEEVLQELKLLWHVLVRYGKPMTKGG from the coding sequence ATGGACTTATCAAAATCTCAATTATTCGCATTAGATCATATCACTCAATATGCCAGAAAAGGGAAAGAGGAAGCGAATGCAGTTATGAACCACATCCTTAAGATGTCTAATATTACAGATCAACAATTTGAACAAGCGGTGAATCATTTAAAAGCGAAAGCAAGGATTGGACTGCATTTTCATCCTGACCGACCAGATGGAATGATGAAAAGCATTGCGGAAGCTCTTTTTGAGCAAGGGATTTATAAGAACCAATTTGAAACCCTCCTATCCAATGGAAGTGTATCTGCTTATCCTGGCGGTGAGCGGGACCTATGGGAAAAGGAGCTGTTTGGAGGAGCCTACCAGCTAAAGGGGACAACGAATAGCCAACGGCCTAAGTATGGGGCCCTCCATGTTATGCTGCACCCGGATGGACCGGCTCCGCGCTTTGGATCCTGTTATTTTCTGCTTTCTCCTAAGGTCTCATACCGTTCCACTTATACGTACCTTGATTCCCATCAGGCCCCAAAAGAAAAGGGAACCTATGAAGAGTTTGACCTCATTATGGCTGCACTTTTGGAAGAAACGTTCACAAGAGAGTTTGCCATCGGTGAGAGGAATCTAACTCCTGTAACATTGATACATCATTTACTGTTTAACCTTGAAAAAAGAATAGACGATCCGGCAAACAAGGCGGCAAACCACAATCTTAATCACTATATTGAAGCTCAGGTTCATGGCGATCTCTCTCTAAAAGAAGATGTTGAAGTATTGGTGGCTGATCCTTCTTTTAAAGGAACGCACATAGGTGAAATTCTGGAAAAAATGTGCCTGAAGTATTCCATTCAGCTTTTTTGGCATACGGGCTTTGTTCTGAAGGTTGACGAGGTCCCTAGTGATTTTAGAGGGCCCTCCATGCCATCATTGGCAAAACGGATTGCACAAAATCAGTTTATTGATGCCAATATCATTGGCACTGCTGCAGCGGATTTGAAAAAAAATCCAACGTCCTGGGGAGACCGTGGGACTCCTGAGGAAGTCCTTCAGGAATTGAAGCTGTTGTGGCATGTTTTAGTTAGATATGGAAAGCCCATGACAAAAGGGGGCTAG
- a CDS encoding YybH family protein, producing MSSDFQQVQDVLGNYQSAVYEKDVERFVSSYASDVHIYDCWENWECKGISNWREMVEGWFNGLKEEAINLKVAFEDVAVEENSNLAFVHCAVSFAAYNPSGEKLRQMINRFTFGLKKENGSWTITHEHSSLPISMETGKGIFNSK from the coding sequence ATGAGTTCAGATTTTCAGCAAGTTCAGGATGTCCTGGGAAATTATCAATCTGCCGTTTATGAAAAAGATGTCGAGAGATTTGTATCTTCATATGCTTCAGACGTTCATATTTATGATTGCTGGGAAAATTGGGAGTGCAAAGGGATTTCCAATTGGAGAGAGATGGTGGAGGGCTGGTTTAACGGTCTAAAAGAAGAAGCGATCAATCTAAAAGTAGCCTTTGAGGACGTCGCCGTCGAGGAAAATTCAAATCTCGCTTTCGTCCACTGTGCCGTTTCGTTCGCTGCCTACAATCCGTCCGGAGAAAAACTCCGTCAAATGATCAATCGATTCACATTCGGATTAAAAAAAGAAAATGGATCATGGACCATCACACATGAACACTCCTCATTGCCAATCAGTATGGAAACCGGAAAAGGGATCTTTAATTCAAAATAA
- a CDS encoding antibiotic biosynthesis monooxygenase family protein, with the protein MNKSKQFQPPYYAVIFTSQRSDGDKGYDKMSNAMDELASKQEGFLGVESAREEIGITVSYWSSLEAIKKWKEHSAHKMAQEKGKQEWYKNYTVRICKVEKDYSFEM; encoded by the coding sequence ATGAACAAATCAAAACAATTTCAGCCTCCATATTATGCTGTAATCTTTACATCCCAACGATCAGACGGGGACAAAGGGTATGATAAAATGTCAAATGCCATGGATGAACTCGCTTCAAAGCAAGAAGGATTTTTAGGAGTTGAAAGTGCGAGAGAGGAAATAGGAATTACTGTTTCCTATTGGAGCTCATTAGAAGCCATAAAGAAGTGGAAAGAGCACTCCGCTCATAAAATGGCCCAGGAAAAGGGCAAGCAAGAATGGTATAAAAACTACACCGTTCGAATATGTAAAGTGGAGAAGGATTACTCTTTTGAAATGTAA
- a CDS encoding aspartyl-phosphate phosphatase Spo0E family protein: MKNKIEKEKELWNKIKQLREEMVAIAEKKKLDFLDEEVLSISQQLNKLLNEYEKLLHQK; the protein is encoded by the coding sequence ATGAAAAACAAAATTGAAAAAGAGAAAGAGCTTTGGAATAAAATCAAACAGCTTCGTGAAGAGATGGTTGCCATTGCTGAGAAAAAGAAATTAGACTTTCTGGATGAGGAAGTGTTATCCATAAGTCAACAGTTAAATAAGCTTTTAAATGAATATGAAAAGTTATTGCATCAAAAATAG
- a CDS encoding C40 family peptidase: MKSKIAVTMGMTALLLPFSMENAAAHASSAIGKVTVKADHLYVRSSDSFTAKPVSVLTKGETVNVYKEANGLYNIGGNQWVTASSKYVTFSKTASASGSASTVTTASVSSNALTVKVGQVNIRKSADFSSTIVAIAYKGDSYSIQGEENGMYKIGTNRWITANSAYVTVGSHSSGQVSSSSTSSSSSSPNVVSYAEKYEGMPYVWGSSDPANGGFDCSGLIYYVYKNNGYSISRLSAAGYWNQVEKLSSPQPGDLVFFQGTYEAGPSHVGIYVGGNNFISATSDGIEISSLSNSYWHQHFLGYGRF; the protein is encoded by the coding sequence ATGAAGAGTAAAATAGCGGTAACAATGGGTATGACTGCTTTACTGTTGCCGTTTAGTATGGAAAACGCAGCTGCCCACGCATCTTCTGCAATTGGAAAAGTAACAGTAAAAGCAGATCATTTATATGTTCGCTCAAGTGATAGCTTCACGGCAAAGCCTGTAAGTGTTTTAACGAAAGGCGAAACCGTTAATGTGTATAAAGAAGCCAATGGCTTATATAATATCGGTGGAAACCAATGGGTAACTGCCAGTTCAAAATATGTAACATTTTCAAAAACTGCAAGTGCAAGTGGAAGTGCAAGTACTGTAACGACTGCTTCAGTAAGCAGTAATGCACTCACGGTAAAAGTCGGACAGGTAAACATTCGGAAGTCGGCTGATTTTTCCTCTACCATTGTAGCCATTGCCTACAAAGGCGATTCTTATTCCATTCAGGGTGAAGAAAATGGAATGTACAAAATCGGCACGAACAGATGGATTACAGCTAATTCAGCCTATGTAACAGTTGGAAGCCATTCTAGCGGACAGGTTTCATCATCATCGACATCATCATCGAGCTCATCCCCTAATGTCGTTTCGTATGCTGAAAAGTATGAAGGTATGCCGTATGTCTGGGGCTCATCGGATCCGGCAAATGGCGGTTTCGATTGTTCAGGACTGATTTATTATGTCTATAAGAATAATGGATATTCCATTTCCCGCTTATCAGCTGCAGGATATTGGAATCAGGTCGAAAAATTATCTTCTCCGCAGCCAGGGGACCTAGTCTTCTTCCAAGGTACATATGAAGCAGGCCCATCTCATGTCGGCATTTATGTAGGGGGCAATAATTTCATAAGCGCAACCAGCGATGGTATTGAAATCTCGAGCCTAAGCAATTCCTATTGGCACCAGCATTTCTTAGGATATGGCCGTTTTTAA
- a CDS encoding CBO0543 family protein, which yields MDTLQGSHRINEVDHFYKKVIEAHREYFHYWLHHTLFHWDFFLSLFLAVVPWVLWFIFRHKESRDRLLFAGFFVIITTSWLDFWGTMYGLWFYTGKVLPSMPSFIPWDFCLLPVFVMLLIQYKPIRSPYLKGLIFAGGSAFIGELLFQWIGLYVMTNWSIFYSFPIYFVIYLIAHRLSKASHFAEV from the coding sequence ATGGATACTTTACAGGGTTCTCACAGAATAAACGAAGTGGATCATTTTTATAAAAAAGTAATTGAAGCCCATCGTGAATATTTTCATTATTGGCTTCATCATACTCTTTTTCATTGGGATTTTTTCTTGTCCTTATTTCTTGCTGTCGTACCTTGGGTTCTTTGGTTTATTTTCCGTCACAAGGAAAGCAGAGATCGTTTGTTATTTGCTGGTTTCTTCGTCATTATTACAACGTCCTGGCTGGATTTTTGGGGGACAATGTATGGGTTATGGTTTTATACAGGAAAGGTGCTGCCTTCCATGCCTTCCTTTATTCCTTGGGATTTTTGTTTGCTGCCTGTATTTGTTATGCTGCTGATACAGTACAAGCCGATACGATCTCCTTATCTTAAAGGATTGATCTTCGCTGGAGGGTCTGCCTTCATTGGCGAGCTTCTTTTTCAGTGGATTGGATTATATGTCATGACCAATTGGAGTATCTTTTATTCGTTCCCTATTTATTTTGTGATATATCTTATTGCGCACAGGTTAAGTAAAGCAAGTCATTTTGCTGAAGTATAG
- a CDS encoding 2-phosphosulfolactate phosphatase, giving the protein MFSQSPYACRVEWGKRGAREAAERGDIMIIVDVLSFSSTVVSALRYGAVLYPYPPDLNGKEYAEKLGAEYILGRAEAAKVGKPTLSPVSFRSEHANKRYVLSSLNGAFCTWIASEVPALFIGSLLNASSAAAAANRFQAQTKANITVVPCGEQWSNRKEEEDALRPSIEDYLGAGAIVSMLDGEKSPEAEVCMGAFQSARQKIKELIWESGSGRELRAKGFGEDVIHCSRLNVYQTVPILNKDHFVEAQY; this is encoded by the coding sequence ATGTTTAGCCAATCTCCATATGCTTGCCGTGTAGAGTGGGGAAAAAGGGGGGCGAGAGAAGCGGCAGAACGAGGGGATATCATGATCATTGTCGATGTTCTTAGTTTTTCCTCCACCGTCGTATCTGCTTTACGATACGGAGCCGTCCTTTATCCTTATCCTCCCGATTTAAATGGAAAAGAATATGCTGAAAAACTGGGAGCGGAATATATTTTAGGGAGAGCAGAGGCAGCAAAAGTGGGAAAACCAACCTTATCTCCTGTTTCATTCCGGTCTGAGCATGCGAATAAAAGGTACGTTCTGTCCTCACTAAATGGTGCTTTTTGTACCTGGATCGCCTCTGAAGTTCCGGCTCTTTTCATTGGCTCCTTGCTGAATGCATCTTCTGCAGCAGCAGCAGCGAACCGGTTTCAGGCGCAAACGAAGGCCAATATTACGGTGGTTCCATGCGGAGAGCAATGGAGTAACAGGAAAGAGGAAGAAGATGCACTTCGTCCTTCGATAGAAGATTATTTGGGTGCAGGTGCTATTGTCTCTATGCTGGATGGTGAAAAATCACCTGAAGCAGAGGTGTGTATGGGCGCATTTCAAAGCGCCAGACAAAAAATAAAAGAATTGATTTGGGAGAGCGGAAGCGGAAGAGAATTGCGGGCAAAAGGATTTGGAGAGGATGTCATCCACTGCAGCCGGCTGAATGTATATCAGACGGTTCCCATTTTAAACAAGGATCATTTCGTAGAAGCCCAATATTAA
- a CDS encoding DinB family protein, with amino-acid sequence MQTVESVIAGLNHWIETLPKELSRLQELEITERPLPNKWSKKEILGHLCDSAINNIERFVKIQYEEQPYVIQVYNQDHWVALQHYQETPLDEILQLFCALNKRAIHIISHIPAEKLASTCIIGNGEHKTLDWLLQDYLAHMEHHIKKQILA; translated from the coding sequence ATGCAGACCGTTGAATCCGTAATAGCCGGTTTAAACCATTGGATAGAGACACTTCCAAAAGAATTAAGTAGATTACAGGAATTAGAGATAACGGAACGCCCATTGCCAAATAAATGGTCAAAAAAAGAAATCCTTGGCCACTTATGTGATTCAGCTATAAATAACATTGAAAGATTTGTAAAGATCCAGTACGAAGAACAGCCCTATGTTATCCAGGTTTATAATCAGGACCACTGGGTGGCATTGCAGCACTACCAAGAGACTCCCCTTGACGAAATCCTTCAGCTTTTTTGTGCTCTTAATAAAAGAGCCATCCATATCATCAGCCATATCCCTGCAGAAAAGCTGGCCTCTACTTGTATCATCGGAAACGGTGAGCATAAAACACTGGATTGGCTATTACAGGACTATCTTGCCCATATGGAGCATCATATAAAAAAGCAAATTTTAGCTTGA
- a CDS encoding Bax inhibitor-1/YccA family protein, with protein sequence MENVVYSDQRSITQKVLWMFATSLLIATAGLYVGQYVPAGLMLPLEVVEIAMIFTAFWLRRKKAVGYMFVYAFTLISGITMFPVIEHYITTVGANIVLMAFGSTFGIFTVLAIIGTVTKKNLSFLSTILLVSLLALLFIGIFNLFSPLNTGGLMAYSVIGTIVFSLYILFDFNQMKHMRLTEDMVPLLALSLYLDFINLFLNILRFFGIINSRD encoded by the coding sequence ATGGAAAATGTAGTATATTCAGATCAACGTTCCATCACTCAGAAGGTTCTGTGGATGTTTGCAACGTCTTTATTGATTGCCACTGCGGGTTTATATGTCGGCCAATATGTGCCAGCCGGACTAATGCTGCCTCTTGAGGTGGTTGAAATCGCCATGATCTTTACAGCGTTCTGGTTAAGAAGAAAAAAAGCAGTAGGCTACATGTTTGTTTATGCTTTTACGTTAATATCAGGCATTACCATGTTTCCTGTCATTGAACATTACATTACAACCGTTGGAGCCAATATTGTATTAATGGCTTTTGGATCCACTTTTGGAATCTTTACTGTCCTTGCCATCATTGGAACCGTAACAAAAAAGAATCTTTCTTTTCTAAGTACCATCCTGTTGGTTTCATTGCTTGCCTTATTGTTCATCGGCATTTTCAATTTGTTTAGCCCGCTGAACACAGGCGGTTTAATGGCTTATTCCGTCATTGGAACCATAGTTTTTTCTCTGTATATTCTGTTCGATTTCAACCAAATGAAGCACATGAGGCTTACAGAGGATATGGTGCCATTGCTCGCGTTATCCTTATATCTGGATTTTATTAACCTGTTCCTAAACATTCTACGCTTCTTCGGAATTATCAACAGCAGAGATTAA
- a CDS encoding DUF1003 domain-containing protein, protein MMKFNVPKKMGIKPNTVNKQTIQGFDIELKTEDKERIDRLVDIYENSILTHLDDEYVRKTTWADRLADRISSFGGSWKFIICFGFFLAFWMIWNSLGFTKHFDQPPFILLNLILSFIAAFQAPVIMMSQNRQASRDKHESIIDFAINYKAEQEIDDMQSHLHRMEAEIMSIKQLLLAQNKEQENEEE, encoded by the coding sequence ATGATGAAATTTAATGTACCGAAAAAAATGGGGATTAAACCCAATACAGTTAATAAACAAACCATTCAAGGCTTCGACATTGAACTGAAAACAGAGGATAAAGAAAGAATCGACCGCCTTGTAGACATTTATGAAAATAGTATCCTAACCCATTTAGATGATGAATATGTTAGAAAAACCACTTGGGCTGACCGCCTGGCCGACCGGATTTCTTCCTTTGGCGGCAGCTGGAAGTTTATTATTTGCTTTGGCTTCTTTCTGGCCTTTTGGATGATCTGGAATTCGCTGGGTTTTACTAAACACTTTGATCAACCGCCTTTCATCCTGCTGAATCTGATTCTTTCCTTCATCGCGGCATTCCAGGCGCCTGTCATCATGATGAGCCAAAACCGCCAGGCTTCACGCGACAAGCACGAATCCATCATTGACTTCGCTATCAATTACAAAGCGGAGCAGGAAATCGATGATATGCAAAGCCACCTGCACAGAATGGAAGCCGAAATCATGTCCATTAAACAGTTATTGCTGGCCCAAAATAAAGAGCAGGAAAATGAAGAAGAGTGA
- a CDS encoding GH25 family lysozyme — translation MKKKKRRSGLLVLLLGAAVVAYLLWSNGIFVPNDINAKPYSVKGVDVSSYQGKVDWSQFEKQGVRFAFIKATEGSSFVDKYFKTNWQNAEKTNIRVGAYHFFSYDSAGKTQAENYIRTVPANQKGLPPVIDLEFYGNKEKNPPNPDKVIKELQTMVKMLNQHYHKRVIIYATQKSYNMYLKGNLAHCDVWISNVYTKPLLLDNRGWAFWQYTNRGRLTGHSGKKNSLDLNVFRGTEKEFNQYGL, via the coding sequence ATCAAGAAGAAAAAGAGAAGATCCGGTTTGCTGGTACTGTTACTCGGAGCGGCTGTCGTGGCTTATTTATTGTGGAGCAACGGAATTTTTGTTCCAAATGATATCAATGCAAAGCCTTATTCGGTAAAAGGAGTAGATGTGTCCTCTTATCAGGGGAAAGTGGACTGGTCCCAATTTGAAAAACAGGGAGTTCGCTTTGCCTTTATTAAAGCGACAGAGGGAAGCTCATTTGTGGATAAATATTTTAAAACGAACTGGCAAAATGCAGAGAAAACGAATATCCGGGTTGGAGCCTATCATTTCTTCAGCTATGATAGCGCGGGGAAGACCCAGGCTGAAAATTATATCCGAACAGTCCCTGCCAACCAAAAGGGGCTTCCGCCGGTTATTGATCTGGAGTTTTACGGCAATAAAGAAAAAAATCCGCCAAACCCAGATAAAGTCATTAAAGAGCTTCAAACGATGGTGAAGATGCTGAATCAGCATTATCATAAACGGGTGATTATCTATGCCACACAAAAATCCTATAACATGTACCTGAAAGGCAATCTGGCTCATTGTGATGTATGGATCAGCAACGTATACACAAAGCCTTTGTTGCTGGATAACCGAGGCTGGGCGTTTTGGCAATACACAAACCGTGGACGATTGACCGGTCATTCAGGAAAGAAAAACTCTCTTGATTTAAATGTCTTCCGCGGGACAGAAAAAGAGTTTAACCAGTACGGATTATAG